ACTGGAATCTATGGCGTCATTAAGAATCCCACCTATTTATTCGTGGGAGTGTCAAACAAACCAGAAACTCGATAATTCTCAGGAAGGTGAACAATGCCTCATGTTATTCAGGCTAAGGCCAATGAAACTCTTTATATTTGCCAGTGTGGAAAAACCCAAAATGCTCCATTTTGCGACGGTTCTCATGAAGGATCGGGCGATGAGCCGCTCGCTTATACAGCAACAGTTGACGGTCCGATCTATGTGTGTGGTTGCGGAAAGACGCTAAATAAACCATGGTGCGATGGTTCGCATGATAATTAATTAAGTTAACGGACAGGCGTTACGCCTGTCCGTGAGCAAGACTCATCTCTGCGCCTTAAATAGTATCAATGCTTAGACAGGTAGTTCATTTCCTTTGACCAGCCCGCATAATTGCGATGATATTCGATGAGTTGTGGATTAATTGCGGTTTTAGTCGCATATTCGTCAAATATAATCTGTTGTTTTTCGGCCAACCGTGAAGCATCGATTTTCCTTGTTGCCGTCAAAAAAGACGATAGACTGGTAACTATATTACCACCAGAACCAGTAGCCACACTGGCAAGATTGTCAACAATTCCTGGTGCGTATTTCAACATATACTCTGCGTAGGAACGCATAATTGGCGTTTGTTGAAGTAATTCGGTGCGTTCCTGACCAAAATAGTCACGATCAAGAATTTTTCTTTCACGGTACACAATCGGTGCCGCCAATGAAATATCGCATTCCCAATTCTTGCGGGGAATTAACATATCAGCCTGATCCTGCTCTTCGCGGTATGGATAAAACGGCATTGTCCGGCACCGGATTGGTTTAATATCGTGAATGCTACATAAACCTTGAGCGGTTAGCGCAGGACAGGGAAACGACGTTGGGATGTAGGCAGTTAAAGAAATAAATACGGCTATTTTTTTACGATTGCCAAGCCTAATTTTTGATCCCAGGCACACAGCAAGATCAAAGGCCTTGGTTGCTTGAGGGACGGGCGTCCAGACTAATGCTAGGGGAAAACGCGCCGCGTGAGTAATTGCATCGTTTAGCGTTAAAGGCAGCCATCCATGACAACATTTGCCACAGGCTGTGCAGTGAAAACGTCTTTCCGTCATCATTTTTTGGTAGTGCCCTTATTTATAAGATAAGCTAAAATACCCCATTCACTATTTTTGACAAAAAGGAGAATTTCCATGTGTTGCCATAATTGCAAATCTGAATCTATTGTAAAAAATGGTTTTAATTCGACCGGTAAGCAAATGTATCGTTGTAATGCATGTGGCCGTTAATTTGTATTGAATCCGAAAAAATACCCAATTTCGGACGAAAAGAAAAAATTAATTGACCGTTTGTTACTGGAACGTATTTCATTGGCTGGAATTGCGCGAGTAGCAGGTGTTTCCGAGTCATGGCTTCAGAAG
The Gammaproteobacteria bacterium genome window above contains:
- a CDS encoding YkgJ family cysteine cluster protein → MMTERRFHCTACGKCCHGWLPLTLNDAITHAARFPLALVWTPVPQATKAFDLAVCLGSKIRLGNRKKIAVFISLTAYIPTSFPCPALTAQGLCSIHDIKPIRCRTMPFYPYREEQDQADMLIPRKNWECDISLAAPIVYRERKILDRDYFGQERTELLQQTPIMRSYAEYMLKYAPGIVDNLASVATGSGGNIVTSLSSFLTATRKIDASRLAEKQQIIFDEYATKTAINPQLIEYHRNYAGWSKEMNYLSKH
- a CDS encoding hypothetical protein (Evidence 5 : Unknown function) encodes the protein MNPKKYPISDEKKKLIDRLLLERISLAGIARVAGVSESWLQKYVNEKYDQTP
- a CDS encoding CDGSH iron-sulfur domain-containing protein 3; the protein is MPHVIQAKANETLYICQCGKTQNAPFCDGSHEGSGDEPLAYTATVDGPIYVCGCGKTLNKPWCDGSHDN